In Rhodanobacter denitrificans, the sequence CTTGCCGAGGTCGGTGGTGATCCAGCGGCGGCCGAGTTTTTCGGCAACGGCGGCGGTGGTGCCGGAGCCGCCGTTGAAGTCGGCTACCAAACCGCCTTCAGGGGAGGATGCATCTATGATGCGTTCGAGCAGTCTCTCAGGCTTTTGCGTTGCGTAATCGAGCCGCTCCTTCGCCATTACATTGATGTCCGGCAATTGCCAGACAGATGTACAAGCTTTTCCCTTCGAGTCTGCCAGGTACTGTTTTCGGATGTCGGCTCCTACGCCTTGAAGTCTGTAGGGCCCCTTTCCGTCACCATCATTGTTCGTGAAGCGTTCGGCGATGTAATCATCCGTGTAGGGTTCGTAGATCTTGTTGAAGTAAGGGTCCGGTCCCTTGTAGTAGTACAGGATGGTGTCGTGGGAATGAATCCAGTTGTTGGCAGCAGCCTTTCCCCCCGATGGATTTCCTCGATCCCAAATCACTTCACGCCGAAAGTTGTCTTTGCCAAAAATTTCGTCCAGTACGATCTTGACGTAATGGCCCACATGCCAATCCAGATGTACATAGATCGAGCCGGTGTCGGCGAGTAGCTCCCGCATCAGGATCAGCCGCGGTGTGATCATCGCCAGATACGACGCCGTGCCGTCCGACCAGGTATCGGAATACGCGAACTGCTCGATCACCGTCGGCTTCTGCTCCAGCTCGACGCCAGGCAGCGACACCTTGGTGCGGTAGTCGGCCTTGGAGTCGAACGGCGGGTCGATGTAGATCAGGTCGACCTTGCCGCGCAGGCTGGGCGTGTGTTCGTCGCCGGCCAGCAGGGCGGCCATTGCCAGCAGGTTGTCGCCGTAGATCAGCCGGTTGGTCCAGTCGGCCGTGCCTTCGTCGCCCAGGTGCGCCTGCCGGTTCGCCGCGGTGATCCAGTCGCTGTCGCGCGTGTCCTTCGACGGCAGCACCCACTCGCGCGTCTGCAGGCTGACCCGGTGGCGTCCTTCCAGGCTCTCCAGGATCTTCTCGGCCTGCTTGCGGCCTTCCCTGATGATCTCCGGCAGCTGTTCCAGCAGTGAATTGGTCACGCGGCCGTTCCCCATGCATTAACTACAAACGTTAATCATAGTGAACTCTATACGTGAACCGATAGATCGGACGGCCGCTAAGTTGCCAAGGGATGAGCAATGAACGCGCCGAATTCTCGAAACGCCTGGCTGCCGCGATGCTCGCGCAGGGCCATGAGCCGCGCCCGGGGGTGCTGGTCACGCAGTTCAACTTGCGCTTTCCGGGCACCTC encodes:
- a CDS encoding site-specific DNA-methyltransferase, translated to MTNSLLEQLPEIIREGRKQAEKILESLEGRHRVSLQTREWVLPSKDTRDSDWITAANRQAHLGDEGTADWTNRLIYGDNLLAMAALLAGDEHTPSLRGKVDLIYIDPPFDSKADYRTKVSLPGVELEQKPTVIEQFAYSDTWSDGTASYLAMITPRLILMRELLADTGSIYVHLDWHVGHYVKIVLDEIFGKDNFRREVIWDRGNPSGGKAAANNWIHSHDTILYYYKGPDPYFNKIYEPYTDDYIAERFTNNDGDGKGPYRLQGVGADIRKQYLADSKGKACTSVWQLPDINVMAKERLDYATQKPERLLERIIDASSPEGGLVADFNGGSGTTAAVAEKLGRRWITTDLGKPACMIMRKRLIDQGAKPFLYQAIGDYQVEAAKSSLGRSFRVGDLSGIVLSLYGALPLQPEDNPLRNLGAVVYGGKKTLVLVDSPNKLTGDATLRKAIAQREHLLGGWDRVVVLGWNFEPSIGQSITALNDPRLEVLVIPPDLLDRLRKKGGIEKLRGQVRFSSLQYLTIKPVRRQRSGDEEQLQVTLDNYVLLSPEAINLDEDNRKKLLKVANAEPLALIEYWAVDPDYDGAVFRSVWQDYRGNTANDDDPLRVVTAASFSVPHKKGERRVCVRVVDVFGFEAEVVQVVTEGGK